CCGCGGCCAAGGCGACGGAGCTGAAGGTCTCACCTCGGACGATCGACCGGTGGGTGGCTGCCTACCGTGAAGCAGGCGAGGCCGGGCTGGTGGACGCCCGAGCCGTCAAGGGCCGGGGTTCGCGGGTGGATCCGCGCTGGGAGGAGGCCCTGCGCTGGGTGCTGGCCGAGTTGGTGAACGCCTCTACCCCCACCCGGTCCGCGGTGCTGCGCCGCACCGAAGATCGACTGGAAGAGGAGTTCGGGGCCGGGACGGTGCCTCTTCCCTCGCGCGCTACGGCCTACCGGCGCCTGGCGGAGCTGACGAAGGGCACGAGCGCGGTGTCCGGCAGTGCCAAGTCCCGCCGCTCGATCGCGGACCGGCCCCGCGGCGCCTACGGTCGGCTGCGGGCGACGCGGCCGGGTGAGTACGTGGTGCTCGACACGCAGGACCTGGACATCTACGCGATGGAGCCGGTCACCTGCCGCTGGGTTCCCGTCCAGCTCACTGTCGCCCAGGACCTGTTCTCCCGCTGCATCGTGGGCCTGCGGGTGACAGCGTGCTCCACCAAGGCGGTCGACGTCGCCGGGGTGCTGTTCGAAGCCGTCTGCCCGCCCATGGACACTGCGGACCGCCCCGAGCTCGCTCCCTATCACGGGCTGTGGGACCACGTGGTGTTCACCGAGGAGGACGCGGTTCCCGGGCGGGGGCTGTGTCCGCCGGAGACGCTGGTCGTCGACCACGGCAAGGCATTCATGTCGGCCCACGTGATCAGTGTCTGCACCCGGCTGGGCATGTCGATCCAGCCTGCCCAGCCGAAGAAGCCCACCGACAAGCCAACCGTCGAGCGCTTCTTCCGAACGCTGCGGGAGGGGCTGATCCAGCATCTGCCCGCCTACAAGGGCCCGGACATCCACAGCCGCGGGGAGAGGATCGAGGACCAGGCGTTCTTCTACCTCCACGAGGTCGAGGAGATCGTCCGCGAGTGGATCAGCGAGGTGTTCCACCGCCGCGCCCATGAGGGACTCACCGTCCCGCACTGGCCCCACCTGCAGTTGTCCCCGCTGGAGATGCTCCGCGTCGGAGTGCACCGGGCCGGACGGCTGCGGATGCCCGCCACCGCCGAGCTGGCCTTCGAGTTCCTGCAGGTCAGGCCGCGCACCATTCAGCACTACGGCGTCGATGTCGACGGGCTGCGTTACAACGGGCCCGCGCTGGACGGGCTGCGCGGGACGACGAGCCCCTACGGCGGGCGTCTGGCCGGGCGGTGGCCGATCCGCGTCAACCCCGACGACGTGCGGTTCGTCTACTTCCAGGACCCCGACGACGGCTCCTGGCATGCCCTGGAATGGGAACACGCTCCCGCGCTGAACATGGCCTTCAGCACCGAGGCCGCCGCCTACGCCCGGCGGCTGGCCGCCCGCACCGGACGGCACATCGATGCCTCGAAGGCTCTGGGAGATCTGCTGGCCCGCTGGGACCAGGGGCTGGTCACCGACCGCCGCGAGCGTCGCATGGCGGTGCGGCTGTCGGCCGAGCGGGCCGCGCTGTCCCTGCCCACCCTGCCGGACCAGGCCACGGCCACGAGCCGGCCGGAGCTGACGGTGGTGCCAGATCCTCCCCTCGGCGACAGCGACGACGAGGACGAGCTCTTCGATGCCCCGCAGGGCGAGGACTACTACGCCGATGCCTTCGAGGTGATCGAATGAGGCAGCCGCATCTGTTCAGCCTCTCCCGCAAGGAGGGCTGGCGCCGCTTCGTCGACGAGCCGGCCCGGCAGCGCCCCGCGACCCTCACCCGGCGCCAGCTGGCGGCCCTGGGCGAGGAGGCGGCCGAGGACTACAACGACGCCCGGCACGACTGGCATGCCAACTTCGGCATCGTGCAGACACCCCAGCTGGCCTCCGTCCACGATGCGTTGGACGAGATCGTCGCGTCCAACCGGCAAGACGGCGACCGCATCCGTTCCGCGGCCGTCATCGACGCCCTGCCGGGTCTGGGCAAGACCACCATCGCCAACCTCTTCGGCCGCACCTTCGACCGCCAGCAGATGCGCCGCCTGGGCCAGGTCACCGACGCCGGGCACGAGCGCATCCCCGTCTTCCGTGTCGGGCTGACCTCCAACACCACACTGCGGACCCTGAACCGGATGATCTGCGAGTTCTACGGCCACCCGGCCGCCGACCGCGCCAATGCCGCCACCTTGGCCAGTCACGCGCTCGACTGCGTTCTATCCTGCGAGTCCCAGCTGGGGATCATCGACTTTACCGACCGCCCGTAGTCCTGCCCGTGATGTCCGTCTGGGACTGTGACCAGCACGTCCTGGGCTTGTTTACCGACCGGGTCCGGGACGTCTGTCATGTTCTGGAGTCGGTACGGAGGACAAGTGGTACGGCACGTTGTGGTGGGGGACCTGAGGGTCCAGCGGATCGAGCGGAAGGACGGGCAGCGGTCATGGACGATCGTCTGGCCCGAGGGAACACTGCACGCGGAGGCGGACCGGTTCCTGCGTGAGCACGAGGGCTCGGGCACGCAGAGGACGTACGCGTACTACCTGGTGGACCACCTGCGGTGGCTGGAGCGCGAGTGCCTGGCCTTCGACACGGTCCAACTGCGTGACCTGGAACGGTATATGGGGATCGTCGGCGCCGAGGTCCGCATACCGCTCGGGGAACCGTGGCGGGTGGGCAAGCGCCCCTACGGCCGCTCGGCGCTGTCGACCGCGGCGGCCTGCTTGAAGGGCTTCTACCTGCAGCAGGCTTCTCGCGGCATCAACGGCGAACTCGGCAAGAAGCTCGACAAGTCCCGTCTGCCGACGCGGGCCGACAAGCGCCGCTCGTTCCTCGGGCACGTGAAGAACAAGCTGCCGACCAACCCACTGGCACCGAAGGGGCCGCACCGCCGGCACCCGAAGATGCTGCCGGAAAAGGCCAGGGAGAGGCTGCTGGGGACAGTGAACGCCGCCCGGGACCGGCTGGTTATCGACTGGCTCGCCGACGGCGGACTTCGGATCGGCGAACTCTGCGGGCTGCACCTGGTCGACCTGCACCTGCGCGAGAACGCGGCCTGCGGCGAGTGCCGCACCCCGCACCTGCACGTCTGCCACCGGCCCGGCAACCCGAACCGGGCCGAGGCCAAGACCAAACATCCCTGGCGGGTCGAGCGCGGGACGGTGACCGGCGGGCTGATCAAGCGGGTCAGCCCGGCGATGGTGCACTCCTACTTCGAGTACATGACGACCGAGTACCCGCGGGGCGCCGGGCACGGCATGCTCCTGGTCCAGCTGCACGGCGCCGATAGCGGCCAGCCGTGGGCTCCGGTCGGCGCCCGCCGGATGCTCGGCCGGGCCGGGAAACGCGCCGGGTTGGGGCTGGTGAAACCCCATGCCTTCCGGCACACCTTCACCTCGGCGGTTCTCGATGCCGCGGACGGCAACACCCTGATCGCCCGGGACGCCGGCGGCTGGGCGTCGGCCGCGATGGTCGATGAGGTCTACGGGCACGTCGATGTCCACGACCCGGTCTTCGATGCCGCGCTTCGCACGGTCTGGGGTGAGACGAAGTGACCGCGAACTCGCTGCTGCCCCTCTACACCGAACGTTCCGACCGCGAGGGCCGTGACAGGCTGGAGATCCTCACCGCGCTGATCAGTGCCCCCTTTTTCGACCCGATCTTCCGTGGAGTACTCGTCCGGGTTCCCCAAGACCACTCCG
The nucleotide sequence above comes from Streptomyces sp. ML-6. Encoded proteins:
- a CDS encoding helix-turn-helix domain-containing protein; the protein is MTGRAVTVFPGVRLLYCGDVAEVVELEGLTATLRNERTGEFSTLPLGRLAADARSLGAGSEPETQDGSVLLANLSPARRARLHERARHVREVLTGFRAGHPDGAAADEPRPQFQPDLPLGDRTAAKATELKVSPRTIDRWVAAYREAGEAGLVDARAVKGRGSRVDPRWEEALRWVLAELVNASTPTRSAVLRRTEDRLEEEFGAGTVPLPSRATAYRRLAELTKGTSAVSGSAKSRRSIADRPRGAYGRLRATRPGEYVVLDTQDLDIYAMEPVTCRWVPVQLTVAQDLFSRCIVGLRVTACSTKAVDVAGVLFEAVCPPMDTADRPELAPYHGLWDHVVFTEEDAVPGRGLCPPETLVVDHGKAFMSAHVISVCTRLGMSIQPAQPKKPTDKPTVERFFRTLREGLIQHLPAYKGPDIHSRGERIEDQAFFYLHEVEEIVREWISEVFHRRAHEGLTVPHWPHLQLSPLEMLRVGVHRAGRLRMPATAELAFEFLQVRPRTIQHYGVDVDGLRYNGPALDGLRGTTSPYGGRLAGRWPIRVNPDDVRFVYFQDPDDGSWHALEWEHAPALNMAFSTEAAAYARRLAARTGRHIDASKALGDLLARWDQGLVTDRRERRMAVRLSAERAALSLPTLPDQATATSRPELTVVPDPPLGDSDDEDELFDAPQGEDYYADAFEVIE
- a CDS encoding AAA family ATPase; translation: MRQPHLFSLSRKEGWRRFVDEPARQRPATLTRRQLAALGEEAAEDYNDARHDWHANFGIVQTPQLASVHDALDEIVASNRQDGDRIRSAAVIDALPGLGKTTIANLFGRTFDRQQMRRLGQVTDAGHERIPVFRVGLTSNTTLRTLNRMICEFYGHPAADRANAATLASHALDCVLSCESQLGIIDFTDRP
- a CDS encoding tyrosine-type recombinase/integrase; its protein translation is MVRHVVVGDLRVQRIERKDGQRSWTIVWPEGTLHAEADRFLREHEGSGTQRTYAYYLVDHLRWLERECLAFDTVQLRDLERYMGIVGAEVRIPLGEPWRVGKRPYGRSALSTAAACLKGFYLQQASRGINGELGKKLDKSRLPTRADKRRSFLGHVKNKLPTNPLAPKGPHRRHPKMLPEKARERLLGTVNAARDRLVIDWLADGGLRIGELCGLHLVDLHLRENAACGECRTPHLHVCHRPGNPNRAEAKTKHPWRVERGTVTGGLIKRVSPAMVHSYFEYMTTEYPRGAGHGMLLVQLHGADSGQPWAPVGARRMLGRAGKRAGLGLVKPHAFRHTFTSAVLDAADGNTLIARDAGGWASAAMVDEVYGHVDVHDPVFDAALRTVWGETK